CACAACATAGATCATCGCTCCTGCAGCCATGGCTAATAGCCACGGCATAATGCCGACAATAGATCCGACTAAGAGTACACCTGCAACACCAGCGATGGGCTCCACGATACCGGATGCCGCTCCATAAAGAAACGCCTTCATTCTGGAAAGACCTTCCTGCCGTAACGGCAATGAAATCGCAGCGCCTTCCGGAAAATTCTGAAGACCAATACCTACTGCAAGAACGATAGCAGATGCAATTGTTACGGTAGAATTGCCCTGGGCAGCCATACCAAATGTCAGCCCTACAGCCAAGCCCTCTGGAATATTATGAAGCGTTACAGCAAGAACCAACAGTGTTGTTCTTTTCCAGCTGGATTGAAGACCCTCAGGAGTCTTGCTTTCGAGGTGCAAATGGGGCAAAATACGATCCAGCAATAGCAGAAAGAGCCCTCCTATTACAAACCCCCCTGCGGCAGGAATCCACCCAATCATCCCTTGCTCTTCTGCCATTTCTATGGCGGGAATGAGAAGAGACCAAACGGAAGCTGCAATCATAACACCACCAGCAAAGCCCAAAAACAATCTTCGAACGTCCGCTGACATCTCCTTGCGAAAGAAAAAGACAACTGCTGCACCCAGCGCTGTCATTAAAAATGTTCCCCCGGTTCCAAGAAGTGCAAGCAACACCGGATTTAAATCTGTCATAAAAACCTCCACAGCTATTTTGCTTTTTTTTATCTTTTATTTCTGTCATTCTCTGTTTGAATGATTCAAAACCAGGTTGGCTGATTCATCCTCACCCTCAGATTTTTGCCGAATTTATATATTATATTTACCATATGTGCTATAATTTTAAACATAGCGAAGCGCTGATTTAATAGAAGGTGCGCAGATGTTTATCAGCGTTTCCACAGATGATTTCCCGATCGAATCATGAAAGGAGCTGTGCAATGAACAAGAAAGTCGTTATTACCATTGCCAGGCAATTTGGCAGCGGAGGCAGAGAAATTGGCGAAATGCTCGCGGAAAAATTAAAAATCCCATTCTACGACAAAGCTCTGATCCATTTTGCTGCAGAAGCAAGCGGGATTGATGAAGATCTTTTTGCTTTCGCAGATGAGAAAGCAGTTCAAAGTTTTTGGTCCGCAACCTCCGGCGCAACAGGAGTTTATGGCAGCCGGCTTCCCGTTTTCAATGAAATACCCATGAACGATAAGTTGTTCTTGATTCAATCCAACACAATTAAGAAACTTGCCTCCGAGAGTTCTTGCGTCATAGTAGGCAGATGTGCTGATTATATCTTACGTAGTGAGCCCTATGCACTTTCCGTGTTTATCCATTCAGAAGACGAGGATAAGATCAATCGGATCATCCGTTCCTATGGTGTTCCTGAAAAAGAAGCACAGGAAACTATGATTAAAACGGACAAAAAACGTGCTTCCTACTATAATTATTATTCTGGTGAAAAATGGGGCCGTGCCGATAATTATGATCTAGCAGTCAACACCTCTGCTGTCGGGATAGAAGGTGCAGTCAGCCTGATTATAAAATTTGCCGAAT
This genomic window from Clostridiales bacterium contains:
- a CDS encoding ZIP family metal transporter, whose protein sequence is MTDLNPVLLALLGTGGTFLMTALGAAVVFFFRKEMSADVRRLFLGFAGGVMIAASVWSLLIPAIEMAEEQGMIGWIPAAGGFVIGGLFLLLLDRILPHLHLESKTPEGLQSSWKRTTLLVLAVTLHNIPEGLAVGLTFGMAAQGNSTVTIASAIVLAVGIGLQNFPEGAAISLPLRQEGLSRMKAFLYGAASGIVEPIAGVAGVLLVGSIVGIMPWLLAMAAGAMIYVVVEELIPEACLGEHSHKGTFGVMLGFLVMMILDVALG
- a CDS encoding cytidylate kinase-like family protein — translated: MNKKVVITIARQFGSGGREIGEMLAEKLKIPFYDKALIHFAAEASGIDEDLFAFADEKAVQSFWSATSGATGVYGSRLPVFNEIPMNDKLFLIQSNTIKKLASESSCVIVGRCADYILRSEPYALSVFIHSEDEDKINRIIRSYGVPEKEAQETMIKTDKKRASYYNYYSGEKWGRADNYDLAVNTSAVGIEGAVSLIIKFAELKFAESPQSTDTIYP